Proteins found in one Paenibacillus sp. genomic segment:
- a CDS encoding MraY family glycosyltransferase translates to MDYAYLLGFAAALLAALAFTPLVKRFAFKVGAVDAPNQRKVHTRIMPRLGGLAIYLAFMVALLVVLPLVSGEKSHVIWGLLLGGTIVTIVGALDDRFDLSPKVKLLGQIAAAGVVVSFGVKVDFVNLPFGDGANMGWLAIPITIFWIVGVTNAINLIDGLDGLAAGVSAIATGTIFVLALLMNNVTVAALSAVLLGSILGFLFFNFHPAKIFMGDSGALFLGFTLASLSVLGFKQATLVSFVVPIFILGVPLSDTFFAIVRRAVNKQPISAADKNHLHHCLLQLGLGHRNSVLAIYGIAAMFALSAILLSTVAQWVALIVIAVTLLVLQIGAELIGIVHKTRRPIIHLVQRLLSLK, encoded by the coding sequence ATGGACTACGCATATTTGCTCGGGTTTGCCGCGGCGCTATTAGCGGCGCTGGCGTTCACGCCGCTCGTCAAACGATTCGCCTTCAAGGTAGGCGCCGTCGACGCGCCGAACCAGCGGAAGGTACATACGCGGATCATGCCGCGTCTCGGCGGTCTCGCGATTTATTTGGCGTTTATGGTCGCTCTGCTTGTCGTGCTGCCGCTCGTCAGCGGCGAGAAATCGCATGTCATTTGGGGCCTTCTGCTCGGAGGGACGATCGTAACGATCGTAGGCGCGCTGGACGACCGGTTCGATTTGTCGCCGAAGGTGAAGCTGCTCGGCCAAATCGCCGCAGCGGGCGTCGTCGTATCGTTCGGCGTGAAGGTCGATTTCGTCAACCTGCCGTTCGGCGACGGGGCGAATATGGGTTGGCTTGCGATCCCGATTACGATTTTCTGGATCGTCGGCGTGACGAACGCGATCAATTTGATCGACGGCTTGGACGGCCTCGCGGCGGGCGTATCCGCCATCGCGACGGGCACGATCTTCGTGCTGGCGCTGCTGATGAACAACGTGACGGTCGCGGCGCTTAGCGCAGTGCTGCTCGGGAGCATTCTCGGCTTCCTATTCTTTAACTTCCATCCGGCGAAAATTTTCATGGGCGACTCCGGCGCGCTGTTCCTCGGCTTTACGCTAGCGTCCTTGTCGGTGCTCGGCTTTAAGCAGGCCACGCTCGTTTCCTTCGTCGTGCCGATCTTTATTCTCGGCGTACCGCTGTCGGATACGTTCTTCGCGATCGTGCGCCGCGCGGTCAACAAGCAGCCGATTTCGGCCGCGGACAAAAATCACCTGCATCATTGCCTGTTGCAGCTCGGCCTCGGCCACCGCAATTCGGTGCTGGCCATTTACGGCATCGCGGCCATGTTCGCGCTCAGCGCCATTTTGCTGTCGACGGTCGCGCAGTGGGTCGCATTAATCGTCATCGCGGTCACGCTGCTCGTGCTGCAGATCGGTGCGGAACTGATCGGCATCGTTCACAAAACGCGCCGTCCGATCATCCATCTCGTGCAGCGTCTGTTATCCTTAAAATAA
- a CDS encoding DUF5693 family protein, whose product MLSLFEKWGRGAKLALWTLAIAGVLASIPFAFVRHGVEQTADRVEFVFDYRDLLEVASYRSKPSEYTLERLLELKAAGVHSMAVYESTLRELELSGRVQTLSSAEAAMLTEFRLAANEKSTYVLFLGEASQEIIRPIVEGAFERLGVDIAPWSYGDIPGIEISMPKDEAMLQALDPDPITMSELQALGFHLVVRLSDQWQPFDAARMDELLARLAAHGVTRIVFEGGSVTGATDDPELKSLTAMAELMNKYGIGLATIEMAKPQVGLGKLAHLTNYNVVRLHSLPANMSSMAPEDLADRFALAAQDRNIRMIFLNTAASLDTSLGIRKDTVGNLVKSLEGENGALARIRDNGFTLGAAEPFRADAGLPGAVSMALKAMIVLGAVALIALLIGAFFPLLLLPAFAVGLVGSAGLLVLSTTLLSQGLALGVGIASATLATLYAVRRAAESGERGDKPVALAVKLLAGASAISFIGIAYIVGLLDHITYLYVLRQYRGVSLLHLAPIAFAFAYVCFFHGETSLRGVLRRVRSFLMLNVTVLWVAAAAVAGAAVMYYLSRTGNAGTTTGLERAFRDALQDALGVRPRTKEFLFAHPIFVLGVYLAASARKRLGMALIALGSIGQLSMVDTFAHLHTPLTISLIRVGYGLLFGLLIGLVLIAVWKLFEKGWARWGSALKP is encoded by the coding sequence TTGCTGTCTTTGTTTGAAAAATGGGGGCGCGGCGCGAAGCTGGCGCTGTGGACGCTGGCGATCGCCGGCGTCCTCGCGTCGATTCCGTTCGCCTTCGTCCGCCATGGCGTAGAGCAGACGGCCGACCGCGTCGAATTCGTGTTCGATTACCGGGACCTGCTCGAGGTCGCGTCGTATCGAAGCAAGCCTTCGGAATATACGCTCGAGCGGCTCTTGGAACTGAAGGCGGCCGGCGTACATTCGATGGCGGTGTACGAGAGCACGCTCCGCGAGCTCGAGCTGAGCGGGCGCGTGCAGACGCTCTCGTCCGCGGAAGCGGCGATGCTCACCGAATTCCGCCTGGCCGCCAACGAGAAGAGCACGTACGTGCTCTTCCTCGGCGAGGCGTCGCAGGAGATCATTCGGCCGATCGTCGAAGGCGCGTTCGAACGGCTAGGGGTCGATATCGCGCCGTGGAGCTACGGCGATATTCCCGGCATCGAAATTTCGATGCCGAAGGACGAGGCGATGCTGCAGGCGCTCGATCCCGACCCGATTACAATGTCCGAGCTGCAGGCGCTCGGTTTTCATCTCGTCGTTCGACTGAGCGATCAATGGCAGCCGTTCGACGCGGCTCGCATGGACGAGCTGCTGGCCCGCCTCGCGGCGCACGGCGTGACGCGCATCGTCTTCGAGGGCGGTTCGGTCACGGGCGCGACGGACGACCCGGAGCTGAAGTCGCTGACCGCTATGGCGGAGCTGATGAACAAGTACGGCATCGGACTGGCCACGATCGAAATGGCGAAGCCGCAAGTCGGGCTCGGCAAGCTGGCGCATTTGACGAATTACAACGTCGTCCGGCTGCATTCGCTGCCGGCGAACATGTCGTCCATGGCGCCGGAAGATTTGGCGGATCGGTTCGCGCTTGCGGCGCAGGACCGCAACATCCGCATGATCTTTTTGAATACGGCCGCCTCCTTGGACACTTCGCTCGGAATTCGGAAGGACACGGTTGGCAATTTGGTCAAAAGTCTGGAAGGCGAGAACGGCGCGCTGGCACGCATTCGCGATAACGGCTTCACGCTGGGCGCTGCCGAGCCGTTCCGTGCGGACGCGGGACTCCCCGGCGCCGTTTCTATGGCGCTGAAGGCGATGATCGTGCTCGGCGCGGTCGCGCTGATCGCGCTGCTGATCGGCGCCTTCTTTCCGCTGCTGCTGCTGCCGGCATTCGCCGTCGGCCTCGTCGGCTCCGCCGGACTGCTCGTTCTGTCGACGACGCTATTGTCGCAGGGCCTCGCCCTCGGCGTCGGCATCGCGTCGGCGACGCTTGCGACGCTGTACGCCGTCCGGCGGGCCGCGGAAAGCGGCGAGCGCGGGGACAAGCCCGTCGCGCTGGCCGTTAAGCTGCTGGCGGGCGCGTCGGCGATCTCGTTCATCGGCATCGCCTACATCGTCGGATTGCTCGATCATATTACTTATTTGTATGTGCTGCGCCAATACCGCGGCGTCAGCCTGCTTCATCTGGCTCCGATCGCGTTCGCGTTCGCTTACGTCTGCTTCTTCCATGGGGAGACAAGCCTTCGCGGCGTGCTGCGCCGGGTGCGGTCGTTCCTCATGCTGAACGTCACGGTGCTTTGGGTCGCTGCGGCGGCCGTCGCCGGAGCCGCGGTGATGTACTATTTGTCCCGCACGGGCAATGCCGGGACGACGACCGGATTGGAGCGGGCGTTCCGAGACGCGCTTCAGGATGCGCTCGGCGTCCGGCCGCGCACGAAAGAATTCTTGTTCGCGCATCCGATCTTCGTATTAGGCGTGTATTTGGCGGCTTCCGCGCGCAAACGACTGGGCATGGCGCTAATCGCGCTCGGCTCCATCGGGCAGCTGTCGATGGTCGATACGTTCGCGCATCTGCACACGCCGCTGACCATCTCGCTCATTCGCGTCGGGTACGGATTGTTGTTCGGCCTGCTGATCGGGCTCGTCTTGATCGCGGTATGGAAGCTGTTTGAGAAAGGATGGGCACGATGGGGCAGCGCGTTAAAACCATAG
- the csaB gene encoding polysaccharide pyruvyl transferase CsaB yields the protein MGQRVKTIAVSGYYGFRNSGDEAVLHAIVTALRHEAREAGVEARIVVLSGAPEETSRLHGVEAVHRMRPFALLGALRRADALISGGGSLLQDVTSAKSMLYYLGVLRLARWLRVPTYIYAQGVGPIRDRGRFGPMVRAAFDACRYISVRDEESKELVASFGVAPARIDVVPDPVMGMGLALERRPASPGEEPRIGLSLRYWRDDRRELAAVAEGLAAVLRARPDVRVALLPFHLPSDKQASEETAAKLAALGVPRDRLELHPGTEHPSDMLREVAACDALIGMRLHSLIYAATAGVPPIAVSYDPKIDQFMKRLGERPVGDTETLDPAALADAVLRTLEQGKTAWNEEKRDAIETMQQDSRKPAQQIFSEMRI from the coding sequence ATGGGGCAGCGCGTTAAAACCATAGCGGTTTCCGGATATTACGGGTTCCGCAACAGCGGGGACGAAGCGGTGCTCCACGCGATCGTGACGGCGCTGCGGCACGAAGCTCGCGAGGCCGGCGTCGAGGCGCGCATCGTCGTGCTGTCGGGCGCGCCGGAAGAGACGAGCCGCCTGCACGGAGTCGAAGCGGTGCACCGGATGCGCCCGTTCGCGCTGCTCGGCGCCCTTCGGCGCGCCGATGCGCTGATCAGCGGAGGCGGCAGCCTGCTGCAGGACGTGACGAGCGCGAAGTCCATGCTGTATTACTTAGGCGTTCTGCGCCTGGCCCGCTGGCTCCGCGTACCTACCTATATTTACGCCCAAGGCGTCGGCCCGATCCGCGACCGCGGCCGGTTCGGCCCGATGGTCCGCGCCGCCTTCGACGCCTGCCGGTATATTTCCGTTCGGGACGAAGAGTCGAAGGAACTCGTCGCTTCGTTCGGCGTCGCGCCGGCGCGCATCGACGTCGTGCCGGATCCGGTGATGGGGATGGGCTTGGCGCTTGAACGGCGCCCTGCGTCCCCCGGCGAGGAACCGCGCATCGGCTTATCGCTTCGATATTGGCGGGACGACCGCCGGGAGCTCGCGGCCGTCGCCGAAGGGCTCGCGGCCGTGCTGCGGGCGCGGCCCGACGTGCGCGTCGCGCTGCTGCCGTTCCATCTGCCGTCGGACAAGCAGGCCTCCGAGGAGACGGCGGCGAAGCTGGCCGCCCTCGGCGTCCCCCGGGATCGGCTGGAACTCCACCCCGGCACCGAACATCCGAGCGACATGCTTCGAGAGGTCGCCGCTTGCGACGCGCTGATCGGCATGCGGCTTCATTCGCTGATCTACGCCGCCACCGCCGGCGTGCCGCCGATCGCCGTATCGTACGATCCGAAGATCGATCAATTCATGAAGCGGCTCGGCGAACGGCCGGTCGGCGACACCGAGACGCTCGATCCGGCGGCGCTCGCGGATGCGGTTTTACGAACGCTGGAACAAGGGAAAACTGCTTGGAACGAGGAAAAGCGGGACGCGATCGAAACGATGCAGCAAGATTCCCGAAAACCGGCGCAACAAATTTTCAGCGAAATGCGTATATAA
- a CDS encoding WecB/TagA/CpsF family glycosyltransferase, with amino-acid sequence MENRAAKAKLETVTLFGVDVSKMGMRETVAYLADAVRERRVTQVVTANPIMFMTGFEDESFMRMLRQADLVVPDGAGLVWAAARLGKPVKERVAGYDLVQELFRVGSEERWSVYLLGTTQETIEAARDKILSEYPGLRVVGCRNGFFGPAEDDEVVKDIADAAPDLLLVGRSVHTQDPWIGKYRDRLGVPVMIGVGGSFDVMSGRLKRAPGWMQRAKLEWLYRLLQEPTRWRRMLVLPKFAVKVMLRGEK; translated from the coding sequence ATGGAAAACAGAGCAGCGAAAGCGAAATTGGAGACGGTCACGCTCTTCGGGGTCGACGTCTCGAAAATGGGAATGCGGGAAACGGTCGCTTACCTGGCGGACGCGGTGCGCGAGCGGCGCGTCACCCAAGTGGTGACGGCGAACCCGATCATGTTCATGACGGGCTTCGAGGACGAGAGCTTCATGCGCATGCTGCGGCAGGCGGACCTCGTCGTGCCGGACGGAGCGGGTCTCGTATGGGCGGCCGCCCGTCTCGGGAAGCCGGTGAAGGAGCGCGTCGCCGGGTACGATCTCGTGCAGGAGCTGTTCCGAGTCGGCAGCGAGGAACGCTGGAGCGTCTATTTGCTGGGCACGACGCAGGAGACGATCGAGGCGGCTCGCGATAAAATCTTGAGCGAGTATCCCGGACTGCGCGTCGTCGGGTGCCGCAACGGATTTTTCGGTCCGGCGGAGGATGACGAAGTCGTCAAGGACATCGCCGACGCGGCTCCCGATCTGCTGTTGGTCGGGCGGTCCGTGCACACGCAGGATCCTTGGATCGGCAAATACCGCGATCGGTTGGGCGTCCCCGTCATGATCGGCGTAGGCGGCAGCTTCGACGTCATGTCGGGCAGGCTGAAACGGGCGCCGGGTTGGATGCAGCGGGCGAAGCTGGAATGGTTGTACAGGCTTCTGCAGGAACCGACTCGATGGAGGCGCATGCTGGTTTTGCCGAAATTCGCAGTAAAAGTGATGCTTCGCGGCGAAAAGTAA
- a CDS encoding phospho-sugar mutase, translating into MTIRSFEEAYQRWLNDPNIDEATKEELRGLEGQTKEIEDRFYRDLEFGTGGLRGVIGAGTNRMNRYTVAKATQGLAQYVRSVAGDNGSVAIAHDSRFMSPEFALEAALVLAGNGVKAYVFEGLRPTPELSFAVRKLGATAGIVITASHNPPEYNGYKVYGSDGGQLVPETAERVMAEIARVASFDDIARMERGEAEAAGLLAWIGKDIDDAYINAVVGASPNPGLVKEAAAEGVKVSVIYTPLHGAGNVPVRAALAAAGFEDVVVVPEQELPDPRFSTVKSPNPEEREAFALAIAMAEKTGAELLLGTDPDCDRVGAVVKDRSGAYVVLNGNQTGAVLTEYLLSSLTARNAMPPNPVVIKTIVTSELGAVVAQHYGAKVLNTLTGFKYIGEKMTQFERTGEASFVFGYEESYGYLAGNYARDKDAVVASLLVAEAAVYYKRQGLTLYDVLEKLYERHGHYLESLQSRTLKGKDGLEKMRALMDDWRANPPADAAGLAVTQRLDYLEDVHGLPLENVLKYILEDGSWFCLRPSGTEPKIKMYFAVRGESAEDARAKLDAVTGAVMSRVDAAV; encoded by the coding sequence ATGACCATTCGCAGCTTCGAAGAGGCTTATCAACGGTGGTTGAACGACCCGAACATCGACGAGGCGACCAAAGAAGAGCTTCGGGGCCTGGAAGGGCAGACGAAGGAGATCGAGGATCGGTTTTATCGGGATCTCGAATTCGGCACGGGCGGACTTCGCGGCGTTATCGGCGCGGGCACGAACCGGATGAACCGATACACGGTGGCGAAAGCGACGCAAGGCTTGGCGCAGTATGTGCGTTCCGTCGCCGGAGACAACGGCTCGGTCGCGATCGCTCACGATTCCCGGTTCATGTCTCCGGAATTCGCGCTCGAGGCGGCGCTCGTGCTGGCGGGCAACGGCGTGAAGGCGTACGTGTTCGAGGGGCTCCGCCCGACGCCGGAGCTGAGCTTCGCCGTGCGCAAGCTCGGCGCGACGGCGGGCATCGTCATTACGGCGTCCCACAACCCGCCCGAATATAACGGTTACAAAGTGTACGGCTCTGACGGCGGCCAGCTCGTTCCCGAGACGGCGGAGCGAGTGATGGCGGAAATCGCCCGCGTCGCATCGTTCGACGACATCGCGCGCATGGAGCGCGGCGAGGCGGAAGCGGCCGGTCTGCTCGCGTGGATCGGCAAGGACATCGACGACGCCTATATCAACGCGGTCGTCGGCGCGAGCCCGAACCCGGGGCTGGTCAAGGAGGCTGCGGCCGAAGGCGTGAAGGTGAGCGTCATTTACACCCCGCTGCATGGCGCCGGCAATGTGCCGGTGCGCGCGGCGCTCGCCGCGGCCGGCTTCGAGGACGTCGTCGTCGTGCCGGAGCAGGAGCTGCCGGATCCGCGCTTCTCGACGGTCAAGTCGCCGAACCCCGAGGAGCGGGAGGCGTTCGCGCTGGCGATCGCCATGGCGGAGAAGACGGGCGCGGAGCTGCTGCTCGGCACGGATCCGGACTGCGACCGGGTCGGCGCCGTCGTGAAAGACCGCAGCGGCGCGTACGTCGTGCTGAACGGCAACCAGACCGGCGCCGTGTTGACGGAGTACTTGCTCTCGAGCCTGACCGCCCGGAACGCGATGCCGCCGAATCCGGTCGTCATCAAGACGATCGTCACGAGCGAGCTCGGCGCCGTGGTCGCGCAGCATTACGGCGCGAAGGTGCTGAACACGCTCACCGGCTTCAAATACATCGGGGAGAAGATGACGCAGTTCGAGCGGACCGGCGAAGCGTCGTTCGTCTTCGGCTACGAAGAGAGCTACGGCTATCTGGCGGGCAACTACGCGCGCGACAAAGACGCCGTCGTCGCTTCCCTGCTCGTGGCGGAAGCGGCCGTCTATTATAAGCGTCAGGGGTTGACGCTGTACGACGTGCTGGAGAAGCTGTACGAGCGCCATGGGCACTATTTGGAGAGCTTGCAGTCGCGCACGTTGAAAGGGAAAGACGGCCTCGAAAAAATGCGCGCCTTGATGGACGATTGGCGGGCGAATCCGCCGGCCGACGCCGCCGGCCTCGCCGTGACGCAGCGGCTCGACTATTTGGAGGACGTGCACGGGCTGCCGCTGGAGAACGTGCTGAAATATATTTTGGAGGACGGCTCGTGGTTCTGCCTGCGTCCGTCCGGCACCGAGCCGAAGATCAAGATGTACTTTGCGGTGCGAGGCGAAAGCGCGGAAGACGCCCGCGCGAAGCTTGACGCGGTGACCGGCGCCGTCATGTCCCGAGTGGACGCGGCGGTGTAA